A window of Nonomuraea angiospora genomic DNA:
AACGCCCGCGTCCACGGCCCCGAGAACCACAGCTCGTGCAGCCTGGCCACGATCCGTGACGGCGGCGGGAAGTACGCGGCCTGCGCCGACCGGGTGGCCAGCTCCCAGCAGATCGCGGCCACGGGCAGCAGCCAGTACCACACAAGCCTTTTCACGAGGCGTCCCCCGTCCGCTCCCGGTGCCAGCGGAACACGCGCCTTTCGGCTGCCGTGAACAGCAGGTTGGCGGCCAGCCCGATCAGCCCCGCCCACAGCGGCGCCGCCAGCATGCGGTCGAGCCGGTTCGCGCTGCCCGCCAGCGACAGGAACGCGCCGATCCCGCCCCCGCCCGGCGCCAGCAGCTCCGCGCTGACGGCCACGATCAGGGTGACCGACACCGCGATCCGCACGCCGGTCGCGATGAAGGGCGCCGCGCTCGGCAGGCTCACCCGCAGCGCCACGGCGACCGGCCCGAAGCCGAAGCTCCGCAGCGTGTCCTTGGCCAGCGGGTCGACGTCGGTCAGGCCGTACAGCGTGTTGATCAGCACCGGCCACGTGCAGGTGTAGACGACCAGCGCGGTCTTGGCGTCCTGGCTCTCGGTCCACAGGAACATCGCGATCGGGATCAGCGACACCGACGGGATCGGCCGCAGGAACTCCACCAGCGGCCGCACCGACCGCTCCACGAACGGGACCGTGCCGAGCAGCAGCCCCGCGGGCACGGCGACCGCGACCGCGATCACCAGCCCGCTCGCGCACGCGGCCAGCGTGGCCAGCACGTCGGCCCTGAACTGCGGTTCCAGCGGCAGCTCCGCCGCCGTGGCGAGCACGGACGACACGTACGGCCAGCCGGCCGGGGCCAGCCCGAGCCGTCCGGCCAGCTCGGCGAGGGCGACGAACGCGGCGATCCCGATCGCCCCGAGCACCGCCCGGCCGGCCCGGTGTTCGATCATCCGCTCACAGGCGCGAACAGCTGCGCCACGTCCACCTTGGCCTTGAGGTAGCCGTAGCCGTGCAGCAGGTCGGCCAGCTTCTGGACGCTCGCCTTGTCGGCCTCCATCGAGAACTTGCCGAGCGTCATCGCCGCCGCCGCGTCCGCCGGGATCTGCGTGTACGTCGGCACGACCTCGTCGATCGCCTTCCTGTCGGAGCCCGCGATCTGCTGGGCCTTGGCCAGGGCGCGGTGGAAGGCGGCGGCCGTCTTCGGGTTCTTGGCCAGCCAGTCCTCGGTGACGCCCCACCCGTCGATCGGCACGCCGGCCGTCACGCCGTCGGTGGTGTCGATGATCTGGGTGGCGCCGCTCTTCTTCGCCGCGGTCAGGAACGGCTCGACCAGCCAGGCCGCGTCCACCTGGCCCGAGCTCAGCGCGGAGATCTGGTCGGCGAACTGCACCGGGACGTATTTGACGTCCTCGGGCTTGAGCCCGGCCTCCTGCAGGTGGGCGTTGGTGAGCGTCTGGCCGAGCGCCTTGAGCACGTTGACCGCGATGGTCTTGCCCTTGAGGTCGGCGGGCGCCTTGATGGGGGAGCCCTTGGCCACGACGACGCCGGCCACGTTGGGGGCGGCCTCCTGGCTGTGCTGGAAGAGCTTGAGCTTGGCGGCGCCCGAGTCGTTGATGGCCATCAGCGACACGTAGCTCGTGAGGAACGCGTCCATGCTGCCGTTGAGGATCTTCGGCATGACCGCCTGGGGCGCCTGGATGATCTCCGTCTTGACGGTCAGGCCCTCCTCCTTGAAGAAGCCGCGCTTCTCCGCGATGAACAGCGGCGCCGACGACGGGACCGGCACCACGCCGACCAGCAGCTGGGTCTTCTCCAGCCCGCCCGCGGACGAGGTGCTGCTCGTGCCCGTCTGGCTCCCTCCTCCTCCGCCGCACGCGCTGAGCGTCAGCGCGATCGCCATACCCGCGACTACGAACCTGGCCAGCTTCATCGCCAATGCCTTTCTCGGTCCTGAGAGTTCACGAATTACCGGTGGCCTGCCTGTGCCAGACGAGCATCCGGCGCTCGGCCAGCACGAACAGGGAGTTGACGGCGTAGCCGAGGACGCCCAGCAGGGCGATCGCCGCCCACACCCCGGCGCCGTCGAAACCGCGCATGGCTGTCAGCAGCTGGTAGCCGATGCCGTCCGTGCCGCCGACGAGCTCGGAGATCACCATGAGGATCAGCGCCAGCGACAGGCTCAGCCGCAGCCCGGCGAAGATCTTGGGTGCGGCGGCGGGGAGGACGACCAGGCCCAGGCGCTGCGGCCGCGACAGGTTGAAGACCGTGGCCGTGTCGGTGTAGGTGCGATCGACGGACCTGACACCGTCGATCGTGTTGAGCAGCACCGGCCAGATCACTCCGAACACGATAGTGGCCAGCTGAGTGGTCAGGCCCGCCTTGAACAACACGAGGAACAGCGGCAGCAGAAGAGGAGGCGGGATGGCCCGGCCGAACTCGATCAGCGGGTCCACGTAGTCGGTCGCCGAGCGCGAACGCCCGAGCAGCACGCCCGCCGCGATCCCGATCAGCGCGGCCAGCAGCCAGCCGCCGAACATGCGGCCGAGGCTGGGCAGGATGTTCGCGATCGCGTCGTCCGTCAGGAAGCCACGAGCGGGCGGGCCGGAGAACCACAGCTCGCGCATGCGCGCCACGATCGTCGTGGGCGGCGGGAAGTCGGTGTCCCCGATCGCGCGCCCGGCGATCTCCCAGACGGCCAGCACCACGGGGACCACCCAGAGCCGGGCGAGCGCCTTCACGAAACCGCCCCGGTCCGCGCGTGGTGCCAGCGGAACAGGCGGCGCTCGCCGGCGAGCAGCGCCAGGTTCGCGATCACGCCGAAGAGGCCGGCCCAGAACGTCGCCGCCATCATGAGGTCGGTCCGGTTGCCGTTGCCGGCCACGGTCACGTAGACGCCGATCCCGTTGACGCCGCCGGCCACGAGCTCGGCGCTGACGGCCAGGACCAGCGCGATCCCGGCGGCGATCCGGACGCCGGTCGCCACGAACGGGGCCGCGCTGGGCAGGCTCACCCTGGCGAGCACGGCTGCCGGGCCGAACCCGAAGCTGCGCAGGGACTCCTTGGCCAGCGGGTCCACGTCGCGCATGCCGTACAAGGTGTTGATCAGGATCGGCCAGACGGACGCGTACACGATGACGGAGACCTTCATCAGCTCGTCCACCGGGACCAGCAGGATCGCGAGCGGGATGATGGCCACGGAGGGGATCGGGCGCAGGAACTCCAGCACGGGCCTGATCGCGCGCTCCACCGGCGCCAGCGAGCCGAGCAGCACGCCGGCGGGCACGGCCACCGCGACGGCGGTCAGCAGGCCGAGCGCCCAGTTCGCGAGGGTGGCGCCCACCCCGGCCAGGAACTTGGGGTCGGCGGGGAGGCGCACGGCTTCGTACAGCACGGTCGAAGGCGGCGGGAAGAGGAGGTTCTCGCCCAGGCCGAAACGGATGACCAGCTCTCCGGCCAGGAGGAACCCCGCGGCGCCGACGGCGCCGCGGAGCAGGCGGGCACCCGTCATCCGCCCGGGCTCGCCGCGATGAGCGACTTCACGTCGATCGGGCCGTTGATGTACTTGTACTCGAGCATGAGGTCGGCCACCTTCTGCAGCCGGGCCGCCTCCAGGGTGCTCGGGTAGGCCCCCAGGGTGATCGCCGCGGCGGTCTTGGCGTCGATCTTCGTGTACGTCGGCAGCGCCGCCTCGATCTCCTTGCGGTCACCGGAGGCGAGCCGCTGCGCCTTGGAGATCGCCCGCTGGAAGGCGGCCAGCGTCTTCGGGTTCTGCCGCACCCATTCGTCGGTGGCCATCCAGCCCGCGATGGGCAGGTCGGCGGTCGGGCCCGTCATGGTGTCGGCGATCGTGCGGAAGCCGAGCGCGTTCTTGTTGGCCGTGATGAACGGCTCGGTGATCCAGCCCGCGTCGCCCTGCCCCGCGGTGATCGCGTTGCCCATCTCGGGGAACGGCTTCTCGGCGAACTTCACGTCAGCCTCGCTGAGCCCGGCCGCCCTGAGCTGGGTCGTGACCGCCAGCGTGGCGATGTTCCTGAGGTTGTTGACCAGGACCGTCTTGCCCTTCAGGTCAGCGACCCGCTGGATCGGAGAGTCCTTGGGGACCATGATCTCGAAGGTGTTGGGGGCCGCCCGGTACATGTCGGCCACCAGCTTGATCTTCTTGCCCTGGCCGGCGGCCAGAATCGAGGACACGTAGTTGGTCTGGGTGATGTCCAGGGCGCCGCTCTCGATCTGCGGCAGCGCGGCGGCGCCGCCGGTGATCGTGACCGGCTCCACCGCCAGGCCCTCTTCCTTGAAGAAGCCCTTGGCCTGGGCGATGTAGAGCGCGACCGGGTCGGGGATCGGCAGCGCCCCGACCTTGATGGTGGCCTTCTCCAGGCCGTTGGGTCCCGTCGAGGCCGGGGACGCGCCGCCCCCGCTGCAACCGGTGAGCGCGAGGACGGCGACGGAGCCGAGCACGAGTACGTGACAGCGCAGAGTGCGTGCCATGGGGGGTCTCCTACTTGTATTTGGGAGAGCGAGACACGTTACTTTGCGTGAGCGTACCCGAGGAATGATCGACTTTGCAGGCGCACGCGCCTTCAGGCGGGCCGGGACACGTAGCGGCCCACCGGCCGGCCCACGATCTTGCCGGCGTCCAGCACGTGGTTGCCGCGCACGAACGTGTCGGTGACCTTGGCGGTCAGCTCGAACCCCTCGAACGGCGTGTACTCCTGCGTCGACTCCGAGTCCTGCGCGCGTACCGTCCAGGTCTGCCCGGGGTCGACCAGGCAGATGTCGGCGTCGAACCCGGGCGCGATGGTGCCCTTGGTGCGCAGGCCGTACCGCTTGGCGGGGTTCCACGAGGTCAGCGCGGCGATCCGGCCGTACGGCAGGCCCCGGCGGCGGCCCTCGGTGATCAGGCCGGGCAGCAGGTACTCGGCGCCGCCGAACCCGGCCTTGGCCACGAAGACGTTGTCGCTCGGCTCGCCGAACTTCAGCTCCTCGCGGCAGCAGGCGTGGTCGCTGACCACCCAGTCCACGGTGCCCTCGAGCACGTGTCCCCACAGCGCCTCGACGTCCTCGCGGGGCCTGATCGGCGGGTTGACCTTGGCCCCGATGCCGCTGGCCGTGTCGATGTCGGCGAGCAGGTGACCGATCGTGACCTCGCGGCGGAAGTCGATGTGCGGGAACGTCGCCGCCATGCGGACGGCGGCGTCCAGGGCCTTGGCGGAGGACAGGTGCAGCAGGTTGATGTTGGCCAGGCCCGTCTCGTGGGCGAGGTAGGAGGCGATGAAGACGGCCAGCCCCTCGGAGTGCGGCGGGCGCGAGGCGCTGTAGGCGGCCAGGCCGCTCAGGTCTCCGGCCTCCTCCACGAGCTTCGTGTACGCGGTCATGATCTCGGCCGTCTCGCAGTGCAGCGACAGCGAGATCTCGCCGGCCAGCTCGGGCAGCCGCTCCCTGGCCGCCTGCACGCCGCGCATCACGAACTCGAAGTGCGCGTAGTCATAGCGCTCGCCCTCCGGCAGCATGAGGAACGCCCGCTGGTCGTCGGAGCGCCCGTGCAGCCCGTGCCCGCCGTAGAACATGAAGATCTTGAACGACGGCACCCCGAACCGCTCGACCAGGTCGGGCAGCTCGCCGATGTGCCCGCTCGACATGGGCGCCAGGTGGAAGCCGTAGTCGACGTAGGCCCGGCCCTCGGCCTGCTTGAGCACCTCCGGGAAGAACTCGGCGTAGGGGCCGCCCCTGTTGAGGTAGTACTGGCCGGTCCGCATGTAGGTGAGCGCCGTCGTCACGCCGCCCTGGGCACTGGCCCGGCTCTCCGACTCGGTGTCCTCGGGGAGCGGGTTGTAGATGCCCCAGTGCTGGTGGGCGTCGACGACTCCGGGGAAGGCCAGCTTGCCGCCGCCGTCGATCACCTCACCGGCGGCGGACTGGCCGGGCTCCACCCGTACGATGCGGCCGTCCGCGATGGCGATGTCCGCCTCCACGGGGTGGTCGTTCTCGTGGGTGACAACCTTCACGTTCTTCAACAACAGGTCGGTCACAGCAGTGGTCTTTCCTAAGCGAGGCGGTAGGCGTGGCGGTGCCAGGACAGCACGCGCCGCTCCACCGTGAGGAACAGTGAGTTGAATGCGAAGCCCAGCACGCCGAGCAGCACCACGTTGGCCCAGATGGCGGGCATGTCGGCGGCGCTGACGGCCATGTTGAGGAGATAGCCGAATCCCTCGGTGCTGGCCTTGAGCTCGGAGATGACCATGAGGATCAGCGCCAGGGAGACGCTCAGGCGCAGGCCCGCGAAGATCTTCGGCGCCGCGGCGGGCAGGATGATGCGGAAGAACCGCAGGTGGGCGGGCACGCCGAAGACGGCCGCGGTCTCGACCTTCAGCATGTCGAGGTTGCGCGCGCCGTCGATGGAGTTGAGCAGGATCGGCCAGACGATGCCGAACACGATGGTCGCGACCTGCACCTGCGGGCCGATCTGGAAGAGCACGAGGAAGATCGGCAACATCACGGGAGGCGGCACGGCCCGGCCGAACTCGATGAGCGGCTCGACGATGTCGGCCAGCCAGGGGGTCCTGCCGATCGCCACGCCGAGGCCCACGCCCACGACCACGGCGATGGCCCAGGAGCCGACCACCCTGATCAGGCTGGGCAAGAAGTGGTGGACCGCCTCTTCGGTGAAGAGGTAGGGCCCGGAGAACCACATCTCGTACATCCGGGACAGGATCAGGCTCGGTCCGGGGAGGAACGGTGTGGCGAGCGCCCCCGCGAGCAGCTCCCAGCCGAAGAACATGACCGGGATCAGCCACAGGCGCTTGATCAGGGTGAGGATCATGTGTTCCGCCACTTGAACAGCCGTCGCTCGGCGCGTGCGAGCAGGATGTTGACGATGAGCCCGATCACGCCGGCCCAGATCAGGACCGCGACGACGTCGATCAGCGCGTCCATGCCGATGCCGGTGCTCGCCTCGATGAGGAAGCCTCCGACGCCGACCGAACCGCCCACGATGTACTCCACGCTGATGGCCAGGATGAGCGTGATGGAGGCGGCCAGCCGGATGCCCGTCGCGATGAAGGGCGCCGCGCTCGGCAGGGCGACCCGCCAGATCACCGCGCCGGGGCCGAACCCGAAGGAGCGCAGCGTCTCCTTGCCCAGCGGGTCCACGTCACGCACCCCGTACAGGGTGTTGATCAGGATCGGCCAGGCGGCGGCGAACACGATGAGCGCCACCTTGGCGTTGATCTCCGGCTGGAAGAAGAACAGCGCCAGCGGGATCAGCGCCACCGAGGGGATGGGCCGCAGGAACTCCACGAACACCCGGGTCATCTCCTCGACCACCGGGACCGTTCCCAGCAGCAGCCCGATCGGGACGGCGATCAGGACGGCCAGCGGCAGCCCGATGACCGCCGCCGTGAGCGTGCCTCCGATGTCCCCGAGGAACTCCGGGTCCACGGCCAGGGAGAACGTCCTGGCCAGGGTTTCCGCGGCCGGAGGCATCCACTTGAACAGGCCCGTCATGCCGAGAAGCTGCCAGGCAAGCAGAAAACCCGCCACGCCGATGGCGTGGCGGGCGAATTTGGCCAGCTTGGCGCGGGCGAGCGGATTCTGCCCGCGCCGCGCCAGGTTGATCGTGCTCATCATCCCTGAGGTGCTGCGTAGATCATCGAGTTGACGTCCATCTTCTGCTTGAGCAGGCCGGAGTCGAACATCAGGTCGGCCACCCGCTGGATGCGCTGGGCGTTCAGCGAGGTCGGGTAGGCGCCGAGGTTGATCGTGGCG
This region includes:
- a CDS encoding ABC transporter permease; its protein translation is MIEHRAGRAVLGAIGIAAFVALAELAGRLGLAPAGWPYVSSVLATAAELPLEPQFRADVLATLAACASGLVIAVAVAVPAGLLLGTVPFVERSVRPLVEFLRPIPSVSLIPIAMFLWTESQDAKTALVVYTCTWPVLINTLYGLTDVDPLAKDTLRSFGFGPVAVALRVSLPSAAPFIATGVRIAVSVTLIVAVSAELLAPGGGGIGAFLSLAGSANRLDRMLAAPLWAGLIGLAANLLFTAAERRVFRWHRERTGDAS
- a CDS encoding ABC transporter substrate-binding protein, whose product is MAIALTLSACGGGGGSQTGTSSTSSAGGLEKTQLLVGVVPVPSSAPLFIAEKRGFFKEEGLTVKTEIIQAPQAVMPKILNGSMDAFLTSYVSLMAINDSGAAKLKLFQHSQEAAPNVAGVVVAKGSPIKAPADLKGKTIAVNVLKALGQTLTNAHLQEAGLKPEDVKYVPVQFADQISALSSGQVDAAWLVEPFLTAAKKSGATQIIDTTDGVTAGVPIDGWGVTEDWLAKNPKTAAAFHRALAKAQQIAGSDRKAIDEVVPTYTQIPADAAAAMTLGKFSMEADKASVQKLADLLHGYGYLKAKVDVAQLFAPVSG
- a CDS encoding ABC transporter permease encodes the protein MKALARLWVVPVVLAVWEIAGRAIGDTDFPPPTTIVARMRELWFSGPPARGFLTDDAIANILPSLGRMFGGWLLAALIGIAAGVLLGRSRSATDYVDPLIEFGRAIPPPLLLPLFLVLFKAGLTTQLATIVFGVIWPVLLNTIDGVRSVDRTYTDTATVFNLSRPQRLGLVVLPAAAPKIFAGLRLSLSLALILMVISELVGGTDGIGYQLLTAMRGFDGAGVWAAIALLGVLGYAVNSLFVLAERRMLVWHRQATGNS
- a CDS encoding ABC transporter permease; the encoded protein is MTGARLLRGAVGAAGFLLAGELVIRFGLGENLLFPPPSTVLYEAVRLPADPKFLAGVGATLANWALGLLTAVAVAVPAGVLLGSLAPVERAIRPVLEFLRPIPSVAIIPLAILLVPVDELMKVSVIVYASVWPILINTLYGMRDVDPLAKESLRSFGFGPAAVLARVSLPSAAPFVATGVRIAAGIALVLAVSAELVAGGVNGIGVYVTVAGNGNRTDLMMAATFWAGLFGVIANLALLAGERRLFRWHHARTGAVS
- a CDS encoding ABC transporter substrate-binding protein; translated protein: MARTLRCHVLVLGSVAVLALTGCSGGGASPASTGPNGLEKATIKVGALPIPDPVALYIAQAKGFFKEEGLAVEPVTITGGAAALPQIESGALDITQTNYVSSILAAGQGKKIKLVADMYRAAPNTFEIMVPKDSPIQRVADLKGKTVLVNNLRNIATLAVTTQLRAAGLSEADVKFAEKPFPEMGNAITAGQGDAGWITEPFITANKNALGFRTIADTMTGPTADLPIAGWMATDEWVRQNPKTLAAFQRAISKAQRLASGDRKEIEAALPTYTKIDAKTAAAITLGAYPSTLEAARLQKVADLMLEYKYINGPIDVKSLIAASPGG
- a CDS encoding dihydroorotase; its protein translation is MTDLLLKNVKVVTHENDHPVEADIAIADGRIVRVEPGQSAAGEVIDGGGKLAFPGVVDAHQHWGIYNPLPEDTESESRASAQGGVTTALTYMRTGQYYLNRGGPYAEFFPEVLKQAEGRAYVDYGFHLAPMSSGHIGELPDLVERFGVPSFKIFMFYGGHGLHGRSDDQRAFLMLPEGERYDYAHFEFVMRGVQAARERLPELAGEISLSLHCETAEIMTAYTKLVEEAGDLSGLAAYSASRPPHSEGLAVFIASYLAHETGLANINLLHLSSAKALDAAVRMAATFPHIDFRREVTIGHLLADIDTASGIGAKVNPPIRPREDVEALWGHVLEGTVDWVVSDHACCREELKFGEPSDNVFVAKAGFGGAEYLLPGLITEGRRRGLPYGRIAALTSWNPAKRYGLRTKGTIAPGFDADICLVDPGQTWTVRAQDSESTQEYTPFEGFELTAKVTDTFVRGNHVLDAGKIVGRPVGRYVSRPA
- a CDS encoding ABC transporter permease; protein product: MILTLIKRLWLIPVMFFGWELLAGALATPFLPGPSLILSRMYEMWFSGPYLFTEEAVHHFLPSLIRVVGSWAIAVVVGVGLGVAIGRTPWLADIVEPLIEFGRAVPPPVMLPIFLVLFQIGPQVQVATIVFGIVWPILLNSIDGARNLDMLKVETAAVFGVPAHLRFFRIILPAAAPKIFAGLRLSVSLALILMVISELKASTEGFGYLLNMAVSAADMPAIWANVVLLGVLGFAFNSLFLTVERRVLSWHRHAYRLA
- a CDS encoding ABC transporter permease, translating into MMSTINLARRGQNPLARAKLAKFARHAIGVAGFLLAWQLLGMTGLFKWMPPAAETLARTFSLAVDPEFLGDIGGTLTAAVIGLPLAVLIAVPIGLLLGTVPVVEEMTRVFVEFLRPIPSVALIPLALFFFQPEINAKVALIVFAAAWPILINTLYGVRDVDPLGKETLRSFGFGPGAVIWRVALPSAAPFIATGIRLAASITLILAISVEYIVGGSVGVGGFLIEASTGIGMDALIDVVAVLIWAGVIGLIVNILLARAERRLFKWRNT